One region of Bacillota bacterium genomic DNA includes:
- a CDS encoding AtpZ/AtpI family protein, with protein sequence MTQVGLTMVFSAGFGVWLGRLLDARLGTRFVFTCVLLVLGIAGGMTAIFRIFEELDDDAGAPKPK encoded by the coding sequence TTGACCCAGGTTGGCCTGACCATGGTTTTTAGTGCTGGCTTTGGGGTGTGGCTCGGCCGCCTGCTGGATGCCCGTCTGGGAACCAGATTTGTGTTTACTTGTGTTTTGTTGGTTCTCGGTATTGCTGGAGGGATGACCGCAATCTTCAGGATATTTGAGGAACTCGATGATGATGCAGGTGCACCAAAACCTAAGTGA